From Coffea arabica cultivar ET-39 chromosome 9c, Coffea Arabica ET-39 HiFi, whole genome shotgun sequence, one genomic window encodes:
- the LOC113708412 gene encoding uncharacterized protein, with protein MGDETDNIAIQAFSHMEGSSHAHHGEQTIMDDQLDKQQANEKQGTHLPADNSFILENHHMAESNALDNIYVDLCGAEEDFVSTDNAVAGNLSPRLVVPPQQLLESSTDALNIDQSKRDDHEFRQMRGKGVRARFTSDRQLSSDQHISLHVQNPLLPSPIIMSFVHAKCSVEERRELWCSLLNDKPTIHPWCIGGDFNVILAPHEKRGGRPFAIAEGADFMSFMEEAGVFDVGFSGSSFTWSNNRRSRARISKRLDRFLVNGACLDLSVAISVLHLTRHPSDHAPLKISFATRLDNKPRPFRFLNVWTSKPELLEVIRQAWNQNVDGSPKRILCSKLLTTRRAIQSWNKQYFGNIMDTVHFAEIAVQRAEEMVDQDDSDECQIELNKAQADLRHALSIEEQFWRQKARVKWLKEGDRNSRYFHAVVKQRRVQGMIHCIKNSNGVWMDKDENIASEAISYFNDLFTGPLDSFTDMLHLIPRMISPEDNGKLESLPTIEEVYQVVKSMDEESAAGPDGFTGKFFIFAWEVIKQDIYNAILSFFCGAELPRFITSTSIVLIPKMTNPQEFSHFRPISLFLADRLAGILPKIISPQQTGFVKGRNITKNFLLAQELVSGIEKRNRGGNVAMKLDMSKAYDRVAWGHIINVLRSFGFGEIFIDMVWRLLSNVWFSIIINGSSHGFFKSLRGLRQGDPLSPALFIIGAEVLSRGLNNLALQSGFLGFKVPYGCPDITHLAFADDILIFANGSALSLRAIMQVLEAYQRCSGQLINVQKSCYLVHPMMSMARRRVIHRITKFACKPFPISYLGFPLYFGRCKSSYFGGVCQSIIGRIQSWKSRLLSFGGKIVLIKHVLESMPVHLMSAAVILSKVFKIIEKTCSSFLWGSSPNESKFHWIRWSQLCYPVDEGGVGFRRLQDVYTAFYSKLWWNFRTRSSLWETYMKAKYCRGLHPCQVELKNKDSSIWRRMVNVSRQVELSMLWVAKEGACQFWYDNWLGCGALFLQVPVNLELSFHNFINNGHWDVNLLCRSIPKEYVSYILQQPIPEDGSEVEVFWMPTTSGKFSLHSAFQDIRQTRNKSMVFASIWHPRIPIKVSFFMFRLLRGRIPIPDRLCELGFHLPSKCFCCPSASEESIEHLFSNGHTASVVWSYFGGLCGLSPGTSLRSRLVGWWLRSYDSELRRIMGRIIPTVICWQIWKARNKAMFEAAQMRPSAICQAIFLEIKSMVGIHFKQAFRSQSFRQLYDSPNFNVGRIAFKAIRWESKEPGRFILNTDGCSKGNPGLGGGGGVLRDSTGLPLFGFPAYFGQTTSLHAEVRVLLIGLQTCIQRGFGNICIQSDSLALV; from the exons ATGGGAGATGAAACCGACAACATTGCTATCCAAGCATTTTCGCACATGGAGGGTTCATCACATGCACATCATGGGGAACAAACAATAATGGATGACCAGCTGGATAAGCAACAAGCAAATGAGAAACAAGGGACCCATCTTCCAGCAGACAACTCATTCATATTGGAAAATCATCATATGGCCGAAAGTAATGCATTGGACAATATCTATGTTGACTTATGTGGGGCTGAGGAAGATTTTGTTTCCACAGACAATGCAGTTGCGGGCAATTTGTCTCCAAGATTGGTGGTCCCACCTCAGCAGCTGCTGGAATCATCAACCGACGCTTTAAATATTGATCAATCAAAAAGGGATGACCATGAGTTCCGACAAATGCGAGGAAAGGGTGTTCGTGCTCGATTCACATCCGACAGACAATTAAG TTCAGACCAGCATATATCTCTTCATGTTCAAAACCCGTTGCTTCCTAGTCCAATCATCATGTCCTTTGTTCATGCAAAGTGTTCGGTGGAGGAGCGTCGAGAATTATGGTGTTCATTGTTAAATGATAAACCTACAATACATCCTTGGTGTATTGGGGGGGACTTTAACGTCATTTTGGCACCTCACGAAAAACGTGGAGGACGTCCTTTTGCTATAGCGGAAGGAGCTGATTTCATGTCTTTTATGGAGGAGGCTGGGGTCTTTGATGTAGGATTTTCAGGTTCTAGTTTCACGTGGTCTAATAATCGGAGGAGTAGAGCTCGGATTTCAAAAAGGTTGGACAGATTTTTAGTCAACGGGGCTTGTTTGGATCTCTCTGTCGCCATTTCTGTGCTCCATTTGACAAGACACCCTTCGGATCATGCTCCGTTGAAGATTTCATTTGCAACTAGGTTGGATAATAAGCCACGTCCTTTCCGTTTTTTGAATGTTTGGACATCCAAACCTGAACTCTTAGAGGTGATTCGCCAAGCTTGGAATCAAAATGTTGATGGATCTCCAAAGCGAATTTTATGCTCTAAATTATTGACAACGAGAAGGGCTATTCAATCATGGAACAAGCAATACTTTGGTAACATCATGGACACTGTGCATTTTGCGGAAATTGCGGTACAACGAGCAGAGGAGATGGTAGATCAAGATGACTCAGACGAATGCCAGATTGAGTTAAATAAGGCTCAAGCGGATCTCCGTCATGCACTGTCAATTGAAGAGCAGTTTTGGAGGCAAAAGGCTAGAGTCAAATGGCTTAAAGAGGGAGATAGAAATTCACGGTATTTTCATGCTGTGGTAAAGCAAAGACGTGTTCAAGGAATGATACATTGCATCAAAAATTCCAATGGAGTTTGGATGGACAAGGATGAGAACATAGCAAGCGAAGcaatatcatattttaatgATCTTTTCACGGGTCCTTTGGATTCATTTACGGATATGTTGCACCTAATTCCGCGTATGATTTCTCCAGAGGACAATGGAAAGCTAGAGTCACTGCCTACGATAGAGGAGGTATATCAAGTAGTAAAATCAATGGATGAGGAAAGTGCTGCTGGCCCGGATGGTTTCAcaggaaaattttttatatttgcgTGGGAAGTGATCAAACAAGATATTTATAATGCAATACTCAGTTTTTTCTGTGGGGCGGAGTTACCTCGGTTTATCACTTCTACCTCGATCGTACTAATTCCAAAAATGACAAATCCTCAGGAATTTTCTCATTTCAGACCAATCAGTCTATTCTTGGCGGATAGACTGGCTGGTATATTGCCAAAAATAATTTCCCCCCAGCAAACAGGCTTTGTGAAGGGTCGTAATATAACGAAAAATTTTCTACTGGCTCAGGAATTGGTTTCGGGTATTGAAAAAAGGAATAGAGGTGGTAATGTGGCTATGAAGCTAGATATGTCTAAGGCCTATGACCGGGTCGCTTGGGGTCATATCATCAATGTCCTGAGAAGTTTTGGTTTTGGGGAAATATTTATTGATATGGTATGGCGCTTGCTTTCTAATGTCTGGTTTTCAATTATTATTAATGGGTCTTCACATGGTTTCTTTAAGTCCTTGAGAGGGCTTCGTCAGGGTGACCCATTATCACCTGCGCTTTTCATTATCGGAGCTGAAGTATTGTCTAGAGGATTGAACAACCTTGCACTGCAATCGGGCTTTCTGGGCTTCAAAGTTCCATATGGTTGTCCAGATATAACTCACTTGGCGTTTGCGGATGATATTCTCATATTTGCAAATGGATCCGCTTTGTCTCTAAGGGCGATCATGCAGGTGTTAGAGGCGTATCAAAGATGTTCGGGACAACTTATTAATGTGCAAAAAAGTTGTTACTTGGTCCATCCAATGATGTCAATGGCGAGACGAAGGGTGATTCATCGTATCACAAAATTTGCCTGCAAGCCTTTTCCGATAAGTTATTTAGGGTTTCCGCTCTACTTTGGAAGATGTAAATCATCATATTTTGGAGGAGTGTGCCAGTCTATTATAGGCAGGATTCAGTCATGGAAATCAAGGTTACTTTCCTTCGGAGGCAAGATAGTTCTAATCAAGCATGTCTTGGAATCAATGCCAGTGCATCTAATGTCAGCAGCTGTGATCCTGAGTaaggtttttaaaattattgAAAAAACCTGCTCATCCTTCCTGTGGGGATCATCACCCAACGAATCAAAGTTTCACTGGATAAGATGGTCTCAACTATGTTATCCGGTTGATGAGGGCGGAGTTGGTTTCCGGAGACTACAGGATGTATACACAGCATTTTATTCCAAGCTATGGTGGAATTTCCGAACAAGATCATCGCTGTGGGAGACATACATGAAAGCAAAATACTGCAGAGGTCTTCATCCTTGTCAGGTAGAACTCAAAAATAAGGATTCCTCAATATGGCGGAGGATGGTAAATGTGAGCCGACAAGTGGAACTTTCTATGTTATGGGTTGCAAAAGAGGGGGCATGTCAATTTTGGTATGATAACTGGCTAGGATGTGGTGCTTTGTTCTTACAAGTACCGGTTAACCTAGAGTTGTCATTCCATAATTTCATAAACAATGGTCACTGGGATGTGAACCTCTTATGTCGCTCAATACCAAAGGAGTATGTGTCCTACATTTTACAACAACCCATTCCGGaagatgggagtgaagtggaaGTCTTTTGGATGCCTACAacatctggaaaattttccttaCATTCGGCTTTTCAAGATATTAGGCAGACCCGAAATAAGTCGATGGTTTTTGCATCGATTTGGCATCCTCGTATCCCTATcaaagtttcatttttcatgttCAGATTGTTGCGAGGGAGGATACCGATACCAGATAGGCTATGTGAACTTGGTTTTCATTTACCGTCCAAGTGTTTCTGTTGTCCTTCGGCATCCGAGGAGTCTATTGAGCATTTATTCTCCAACGGCCATACGGCGTCGGTAgtttggagttattttggaggattATGTGGATTAAGCCCAGGAACTTCTTTGCGGTCTCGATTAGTAGGATGGTGGTTGAGATCGTATGATTCTGAGTTACGGCGGATTATGGGCCGAATTATTCCTACTGTTATTTGTTGGCAAATTTGGAAGGCAAGAAACAAAGCAATGTTCGAAGCTGCTCAAATGCGACCATCTGCAATCTGCCAAgcaattttcttggaaattaagTCCATGGTAGGGATTCATTTCAAACAAGCATTCCGATCCCAGTCTTTCCGACAATTGTATGATTCGCCGAATTTTAATGTTGGAAGAATTGCCTTCAAAGCTATTCGCTGGGAGTCAAAGGAGCCAGGGCGGTTCATACTAAACACAGATGGTTGTTCTAAGGGTAATCCAGGTCtgggtggaggtggtggtgttCTAAGGGATTCAACGGGATTACCACTCTTTGGTTTTCCGGCTTATTTTGGACAAACTACAAGTCTCCATGCAGAGGTTCGGGTACTTCTCATTGGTCTTCAAACGTGTATACAAAGGGGGTTTGGGAATATATGTATACAATCGGACTCATTGGCCTTAGTTTGA